ACTCGTGCGTTAGAGGGCGCATCTACACTAGTGGAGCACTCTAACGAACGAGTACATGTACACTTTTCGCCGGCGTGCGGGTCAGTATCAAATAACGAGTCCCTTGTATCACTGATATTACACAACGAGTCAAGCCCATGAACCTCCCGGTAGGTAGGCTGCGAATTCCAAGCTTCAATTTTCGCAAATAAAAAGCGGATCACGCCAGACCACAGACGAAGTTGTCAATACCATCTCACACCAACAGTTCCCAACTTACTTCTCCTTGTTAGCCAATCCTTCCTGCCGAATTATCAACCAACACTCATTAGGTATGATCAATTCTGCTCCTCGTTCCGAAGTCGTCATGTAAACTAATTCAAAGGACTAGCTAAAGTCACAATGCAGCCCTTCACCTTCGTCTTgaccgccgtcttcgccgccacGGTAACGGCACAGGGTTGCCATTTTTGGGTTCAAGAGAAGTCGACCGGGAACAACGTGTTGCAGAAGTGTCTCCAAAAGAACGAGGGGACGACCGCCTTCATCAATGGCCAAAGTATATACCTCCGGCCCGACTCAGACTGTCGCGTCACGGTGAGCAATACCGGATACAACACAGCGCCCGTGGGATTCAACGCGTACTACGACGGCCCTTGCTAATGTATGTTTCCATTCGTCCGGCATTGGATCGCTAAAGCGATGCTGACGTTGTTTGACACAGTGCAACGCCTTGACCTATATCGTGGGAATTTCTAGTGTACTTGCGACGTTTGTTTGTATTGCTTTCAACCATGTACATGCATATGCGAAGCGAACGGGGGTGAAAGACTCGGGTTCGTCAGGGCCAACCTGCTGCCGGACGGAAGCTAAGATACTCAATGTGTTCAATTGGCGAAATCTCCAAAGGCTACGGCCGTTGATGTCGAAAGTTTCCATCGTGACAATGCCTAATTGCCCGAAGCCTATTCGGTGAATGAGACATGCCGGCAAGGCAGTCTTACTAATTACATGAGCACGCTCAGAAGCTCGATTCGAGTAGACAGACGTCATCCTTCCCCGCCTTGGTTGGGAGGAGCCAAGTCTTACAAGCAGAGAACACGCAGTGGAAGAGCAGTATCCCAGGTTGCACGCAAAGGTGAACAACCCGCCGTAGTTGGCATCGCCGTTGGCAGGGTAGCCGAGGACGCCTGTCGACTTGGGCTGCTTGATGGCT
This sequence is a window from Colletotrichum higginsianum IMI 349063 chromosome 8, whole genome shotgun sequence. Protein-coding genes within it:
- a CDS encoding EC23 protein — its product is MQPFTFVLTAVFAATVTAQGCHFWVQEKSTGNNVLQKCLQKNEGTTAFINGQSIYLRPDSDCRVTVSNTGYNTAPVGFNAYYDGPC